One window of Bdellovibrionales bacterium genomic DNA carries:
- a CDS encoding rod-binding protein, whose translation MKIPSNNLSAPPQTKTPEEKLREVSEMYEKHFLGEMTKAMRSTIHEGGFIQSNQAEKIFREQLDQEYVDKWGQQGGIGLADLIYKQMVERYGVQMGIKNPVQKPQGPLPLTQKDEFTAKPFHQNKKSENLSFRFDKSPQAMAENKKPMEVSNPWQGVLLDKKTLLTGENLLEVEHDNGLKSQLVFKGSVNSLKPGQKIQAGETVGLLSPEAKTFFWHTQTGPQDQAAVSE comes from the coding sequence ATGAAAATCCCTAGCAATAATTTATCAGCGCCACCACAAACGAAAACTCCGGAAGAAAAACTCCGCGAAGTTTCTGAAATGTACGAGAAGCATTTTCTTGGTGAAATGACCAAGGCGATGCGCTCGACGATTCACGAAGGTGGCTTTATTCAGAGTAACCAGGCGGAAAAGATTTTCCGTGAGCAACTCGATCAAGAGTACGTCGACAAGTGGGGTCAGCAAGGCGGGATTGGTCTTGCGGATTTGATCTACAAACAGATGGTTGAAAGATACGGCGTGCAGATGGGGATCAAGAACCCTGTGCAAAAACCTCAAGGTCCATTGCCACTGACGCAAAAAGATGAATTTACAGCAAAGCCATTTCATCAAAACAAGAAATCGGAAAATCTTTCTTTCCGTTTCGATAAAAGCCCGCAAGCGATGGCTGAAAATAAGAAGCCTATGGAAGTCTCGAACCCATGGCAGGGAGTTCTTCTGGATAAGAAGACTTTATTAACCGGCGAGAACCTCTTAGAGGTCGAACATGACAATGGTCTAAAGAGTCAGCTGGTTTTTAAAGGAAGTGTGAATTCCTTAAAACCCGGCCAGAAAATCCAAGCTGGCGAGACTGTTGGACTTTTAAGCCCTGAAGCAAAAACTTTCTTTTGGCATACCCAGACTGGACCTCAAGACCAGGCGGCTGTCTCAGAATGA
- a CDS encoding glutathione peroxidase, with translation MSDKNLYSFTVKNATNQDTSLDKYKGQVVLVVNVASKCGFTPQYTGLEQLFEKYQNQGFTILGFPCNQFGAQEPGNNEEIQSFCKLTYDVSFPVMAKINVNGSDTAPIYDWLKESAPGILGTEMIKWNFTKFLVGKDGKVVKRYAPNVEPKDIAEDIEKALKA, from the coding sequence ATGTCTGATAAAAATCTTTACTCATTCACAGTTAAAAATGCCACGAACCAAGATACTTCCCTCGACAAATACAAAGGACAAGTTGTCCTGGTCGTAAACGTTGCCAGCAAATGCGGGTTCACTCCGCAATACACCGGCCTCGAGCAACTTTTTGAAAAATACCAAAACCAGGGTTTCACGATCTTGGGCTTCCCTTGCAACCAGTTCGGCGCTCAAGAGCCCGGCAACAACGAAGAGATCCAAAGCTTTTGCAAACTCACTTATGACGTGAGCTTTCCGGTGATGGCAAAAATCAACGTGAATGGCTCTGACACAGCTCCGATCTATGATTGGCTCAAAGAATCTGCCCCCGGCATTCTCGGTACTGAGATGATCAAGTGGAATTTTACCAAGTTCCTCGTGGGTAAAGACGGCAAGGTCGTAAAACGTTATGCTCCGAACGTTGAGCCTAAAGACATCGCAGAAGACATTGAAAAGGCCCTGAAAGCTTAA
- a CDS encoding flagellar basal body P-ring protein FlgI: MNKTLLALLVTLIGYTASAARLKDIASIRGVRENQLIGYGIVVGLKGTGDGKSEFTSKSMLRMLDKLGMKLDSPDFQGKNVAAVIVTATLPPFGKAGNPMDITVSAIGESQSLQGGTLLQTPLRAANDQVFAVAQGSIILGGDGKDVHTTSGRIPNGAIIERDVTGDFASRKMFRMTLHNPDFTTAARTILTINKELGGVYATAKDAGTVDIITPAAYENRGVELLATIEAIEINPDSVAKVVINEKTGTIVIGDKVKISKVAISHGSLALKVGDGKKPSDDKVAVLDTGVSVGDLVQALNKLGVSPKDLITILQSIKAAGALHGELDVL; this comes from the coding sequence ATGAATAAGACTCTTCTAGCTCTTCTTGTGACACTCATCGGTTATACGGCGTCGGCGGCACGTCTGAAAGACATCGCCAGCATTCGCGGTGTGCGTGAAAATCAGTTGATTGGTTACGGTATCGTTGTCGGTCTTAAAGGCACGGGCGACGGTAAGAGTGAATTTACTTCGAAATCGATGCTACGTATGCTCGATAAGCTCGGCATGAAGCTTGATTCTCCGGATTTCCAAGGTAAGAACGTGGCGGCTGTGATCGTGACAGCGACGCTGCCTCCATTCGGTAAGGCCGGAAATCCAATGGATATCACTGTGAGTGCGATCGGCGAATCACAGAGCTTGCAAGGTGGTACGCTCTTGCAAACTCCGTTGCGTGCAGCAAATGATCAGGTCTTCGCAGTCGCTCAAGGGAGCATTATTTTGGGTGGCGACGGTAAAGACGTTCACACGACGTCAGGCAGAATTCCGAATGGTGCGATCATTGAACGTGATGTGACAGGCGACTTTGCCTCTCGCAAAATGTTCAGAATGACTTTGCACAATCCTGATTTTACGACGGCCGCTCGTACAATTCTGACAATCAATAAAGAGCTTGGCGGCGTGTACGCAACTGCGAAAGATGCCGGCACAGTAGACATCATTACTCCTGCTGCGTATGAAAATCGCGGCGTAGAATTGCTTGCAACGATTGAAGCAATTGAAATTAATCCTGACAGTGTTGCTAAAGTTGTTATCAATGAAAAGACCGGCACGATTGTTATCGGTGATAAAGTGAAGATTTCCAAAGTGGCCATTTCGCATGGAAGTCTCGCATTGAAAGTTGGCGATGGTAAGAAACCATCGGATGACAAAGTGGCGGTTTTAGACACGGGTGTGAGTGTTGGAGATTTAGTCCAGGCTTTGAATAAGCTCGGCGTCTCTCCAAAGGACCTGATTACAATACTTCAGTCCATCAAGGCAGCTGGAGCTTTGCACGGGGAACTCGACGTTTTATGA
- the flgF gene encoding flagellar basal-body rod protein FlgF, with translation MSTKGVYTALSGALAQSLKLDTIANNLANVNTPAFKRDQQLFNEYLTANEKPPEVIQVPRVPASIESFYDMQGGDKSYVDSKGTFTDFSQGGLKPTGNTLDVAIDGKGFFEVATPNGVKLTRAGNFTMDGNGQLVTKDGFPVLRNGEPGADPASRTIRFDAGAGAVTINDSGDIFQGTENVGRLSLVEVKNPESLQKTGNSLYGFKPNMAPEMTNVAAPSLKQGFVETSNVNIVQEMTDMIQTNRVFESTQKAIGAYDSMSEKLVNVVGKTSL, from the coding sequence ATGAGTACAAAAGGTGTCTATACAGCGCTCAGCGGAGCTCTCGCACAAAGTTTGAAACTCGATACGATTGCCAATAACTTGGCAAACGTGAACACTCCAGCCTTTAAACGTGACCAGCAATTATTTAATGAATACCTCACGGCCAACGAAAAGCCACCTGAAGTCATTCAGGTTCCGCGCGTGCCGGCCTCCATCGAAAGTTTTTATGACATGCAAGGTGGCGATAAGAGCTACGTTGATTCCAAAGGCACCTTCACAGATTTCTCGCAAGGCGGCTTGAAGCCGACCGGCAATACTTTAGACGTGGCGATTGACGGTAAAGGCTTCTTTGAAGTGGCAACTCCAAACGGTGTTAAACTTACTCGCGCCGGAAATTTCACAATGGATGGTAACGGCCAGCTTGTTACGAAAGACGGCTTTCCGGTTCTAAGAAATGGCGAACCAGGAGCAGATCCCGCGTCGCGCACAATCCGCTTTGATGCGGGAGCTGGCGCCGTCACTATCAATGATAGCGGCGATATTTTCCAAGGCACTGAAAACGTGGGCCGCTTGTCACTGGTTGAAGTGAAAAATCCAGAGTCGTTGCAGAAAACCGGAAACTCTCTCTATGGTTTTAAGCCGAATATGGCTCCAGAAATGACAAACGTGGCGGCGCCAAGTTTGAAGCAGGGATTTGTAGAAACCAGTAATGTGAATATCGTTCAAGAAATGACGGACATGATTCAAACGAACCGCGTTTTTGAGAGCACTCAAAAAGCGATCGGTGCGTATGACAGCATGTCTGAAAAATTAGTAAATGTCGTCGGCAAGACTTCGCTCTAA
- a CDS encoding flagellar basal body L-ring protein FlgH yields the protein MSRWFLSFMMMTAVLMLSGCATMNEFWTRVSGKQEEAVVTPDADGGSVRYSENPQMSVPSNRQYKRMTRSRMEEEADLGAQAGSMWVMEGQGAYLFAQNKSRREGDVLNVKLDGPSLKQVETKVNVIKKLLKQLEEQELANQGGGLAAASEGDANRAPAAAKPDEKKDDAKEELANIQQIGTKIVEKLADGNYRVRGAQPFMIGKREYKVIAAGLVRPEDFNDEGVSSTKLIDPQFDVVSIRRKPTNE from the coding sequence ATGAGTCGTTGGTTTTTAAGCTTCATGATGATGACAGCCGTGTTGATGCTTTCCGGCTGCGCGACAATGAATGAATTCTGGACGCGTGTTTCCGGCAAGCAAGAAGAAGCTGTGGTGACTCCAGATGCTGATGGTGGGTCTGTTCGCTATTCTGAGAACCCTCAGATGAGTGTGCCATCAAATCGTCAATATAAGCGCATGACTCGCTCTCGTATGGAAGAAGAGGCAGACTTGGGGGCCCAGGCAGGTTCTATGTGGGTGATGGAAGGCCAAGGAGCCTATCTGTTTGCTCAGAATAAATCTCGCCGCGAAGGTGATGTGCTCAATGTTAAACTCGATGGTCCATCACTCAAGCAAGTTGAAACAAAAGTCAATGTGATCAAAAAGCTCTTAAAGCAACTTGAAGAGCAAGAGCTTGCTAATCAAGGTGGCGGCCTCGCGGCAGCAAGCGAAGGCGATGCGAATCGTGCTCCAGCGGCGGCAAAGCCCGACGAGAAAAAGGATGATGCTAAAGAAGAATTGGCAAACATCCAGCAGATCGGCACAAAAATCGTCGAGAAGCTCGCAGATGGAAACTATCGCGTGCGTGGTGCTCAGCCATTCATGATCGGCAAACGTGAATACAAAGTCATCGCGGCGGGCCTTGTTCGTCCAGAGGATTTCAATGACGAAGGCGTCAGCTCTACAAAGCTGATTGATCCTCAATTTGACGTTGTTAGCATCAGAAGGAAGCCAACCAATGAATAA
- the flgM gene encoding flagellar biosynthesis anti-sigma factor FlgM, whose product MKITHNKVGQNLNLVDGAKTERAKNSATSATATPANAKADALSELGKNDSSAKVDVSPKAQEAKRIKELAMAAPDIDEAKVAKFRQLIDDGKYKVDAKAVADRLVDEHLSMEDLKS is encoded by the coding sequence ATGAAAATTACGCACAATAAAGTTGGCCAGAATCTGAACTTGGTTGATGGTGCAAAAACAGAGCGCGCGAAAAACAGTGCGACTTCTGCAACAGCAACTCCTGCAAATGCAAAAGCCGATGCACTCTCTGAGCTTGGCAAAAATGATTCTTCTGCAAAAGTAGATGTTTCTCCAAAAGCTCAAGAAGCAAAACGCATTAAAGAACTTGCGATGGCTGCACCGGATATCGATGAAGCAAAAGTTGCGAAGTTCCGTCAATTGATTGATGACGGAAAATACAAAGTCGACGCCAAAGCGGTAGCAGACCGTTTGGTTGACGAACACTTATCAATGGAAGATCTGAAAAGCTAA
- a CDS encoding lytic transglycosylase domain-containing protein, with product MKRFLAALITCIPLAASAVQKTVDEKPVLNTSSIKTPSLKEKLQTLTQKNTHAANNNTLIFDLPVTYNKKVSKWVHYYQSRGQKWFREWLARSSKYMPFIQAELQRANLPTDLAFMVMIESGFSSAAVSHADAVGPWQFIAPTGNRYGLQNNWWLDERRDLKKSTLAAIRYLKDLREEFGSWYLVAASYNMGEAGLRRQIKKYQTKDYWTLVQKGALPEETQEYVPKILAAMLIAKAPNLYGFRDVEKLDPLDYEVVSVPGGTDLDGVADHLGVTRKSLKDLNAEILLGYIPRQIERHYIRVPKGAGRMVSSFTSQQATGKNAE from the coding sequence ATGAAACGCTTTCTGGCGGCTTTAATCACATGTATTCCCCTGGCAGCTTCCGCAGTTCAAAAAACTGTGGATGAAAAGCCCGTGCTGAATACGTCCAGCATTAAAACTCCGAGCCTGAAAGAGAAGCTGCAAACTTTGACGCAAAAAAATACCCATGCGGCTAATAACAACACTTTGATCTTTGACTTGCCCGTGACCTACAACAAAAAGGTCAGCAAGTGGGTCCATTACTATCAGTCCCGCGGACAAAAATGGTTTCGCGAGTGGCTGGCCCGTTCTTCGAAGTATATGCCTTTTATTCAAGCTGAACTACAGCGTGCGAACTTGCCGACAGATCTTGCCTTCATGGTGATGATTGAAAGTGGTTTCTCATCAGCGGCCGTCAGTCACGCGGACGCGGTCGGCCCGTGGCAGTTTATTGCTCCCACCGGCAATCGCTATGGTTTGCAAAATAACTGGTGGCTTGATGAGCGCCGCGATTTGAAGAAAAGCACTCTCGCTGCCATTCGTTACTTGAAAGATCTGCGTGAAGAATTCGGCTCTTGGTACCTCGTAGCTGCGAGCTACAACATGGGTGAAGCGGGTCTTCGCCGTCAGATTAAGAAATATCAAACCAAAGATTATTGGACCCTGGTGCAAAAAGGCGCTCTGCCCGAAGAGACCCAGGAGTATGTTCCAAAAATTCTTGCCGCGATGCTGATCGCGAAAGCGCCAAACCTATATGGCTTCCGCGACGTCGAGAAGTTGGACCCGTTAGATTACGAAGTTGTCTCGGTTCCTGGAGGAACTGATCTAGATGGAGTTGCCGATCATCTTGGGGTTACGCGAAAATCATTAAAAGATTTGAACGCTGAGATCCTTTTGGGTTACATTCCTCGTCAGATCGAAAGACATTATATCCGCGTACCAAAAGGTGCCGGCCGTATGGTGTCAAGTTTCACCAGCCAACAGGCCACTGGCAAAAACGCGGAGTAA
- a CDS encoding GNAT family N-acetyltransferase, producing MSWEFIQAHSSQSIEINELVNSAYRGESSKRGWTTEADLLGGQRTDSEGIKELINRENSVVLIAENENSGKIEGCVHLEKHEEKCYLGMLTVKPTLQGKGLGGMILEEAEAFAQFWDCSHLYMTVIAQRKELIEWYEKRGFHQTGETKPFPYGDERFGLPKIENLHFVVLEKKIME from the coding sequence ATGAGCTGGGAATTTATTCAAGCACACTCTTCGCAATCGATCGAAATTAATGAACTGGTGAATTCCGCCTATCGTGGTGAAAGCTCAAAACGTGGCTGGACGACGGAAGCGGATCTTTTGGGCGGGCAAAGAACCGACAGCGAAGGCATCAAGGAACTCATCAATCGTGAAAATTCAGTGGTGCTCATTGCTGAAAATGAAAACAGCGGCAAGATCGAAGGCTGTGTTCACCTGGAAAAGCACGAAGAGAAATGTTATCTCGGCATGCTGACGGTCAAGCCAACTCTTCAGGGTAAAGGCTTGGGCGGGATGATTCTGGAAGAAGCAGAGGCCTTTGCTCAGTTTTGGGATTGCAGTCATCTTTACATGACGGTGATTGCTCAACGCAAAGAACTGATCGAATGGTACGAAAAGCGTGGGTTTCATCAAACCGGCGAAACCAAACCTTTTCCTTATGGTGATGAGCGTTTCGGTTTACCCAAGATTGAAAATCTGCACTTTGTGGTTCTGGAAAAGAAAATCATGGAATAA
- a CDS encoding flagellar protein FlgN, with product MESTITEPTKDRSFQRLVANLEEMTKLYRQLLDLVRKEKQLLIDADMEKLQENNEIKENLLYKIKSIDGLRMRYAAELASLVHADHENPRLLDIAKNLGGAEGDRLRVIHSALDLLIKRLSELNKENEGVAQSALKNLNGALGNIKDTLSGKKTYGAKGQVQRGPEQAGHFVSKEG from the coding sequence ATGGAATCAACAATCACAGAACCAACCAAAGACAGAAGCTTTCAAAGACTGGTTGCCAATCTTGAAGAGATGACCAAGCTTTATCGTCAGCTTTTGGATCTTGTCAGAAAAGAAAAGCAGTTGCTCATCGATGCAGATATGGAAAAGCTGCAAGAGAACAACGAGATCAAAGAAAATCTTTTATATAAAATCAAATCCATCGACGGTTTGCGTATGCGCTATGCTGCGGAACTTGCAAGCCTCGTTCATGCGGATCATGAGAACCCACGTTTGTTGGATATCGCAAAAAACCTCGGCGGAGCTGAGGGCGATCGTCTGCGCGTGATTCACTCTGCATTGGATCTATTGATAAAACGTCTTTCAGAGCTCAATAAAGAGAACGAAGGCGTTGCTCAATCCGCTCTGAAAAACTTGAACGGTGCTTTGGGTAACATCAAAGACACTTTGAGCGGTAAGAAGACCTACGGAGCTAAAGGCCAAGTCCAACGCGGCCCAGAGCAAGCAGGTCACTTCGTTTCTAAAGAAGGTTAG
- the flgK gene encoding flagellar hook-associated protein FlgK, which yields MSKISAMMDVGKRSLMNSQTALQTVGHNIANKSTEGFSRQRVELMTNEPSGEGNLRIGMGARAGVVTRVNNPWLEKQIQRESTNMGYADSRADALSRVEQVYNEQTNKGLNQYMTGFFNSFRELSNNPESLASRTMVREAGESMTKEFGRVVTQLKDVQDDIDGQLLTVTQEVNQMAKEIAQLNEKIQVVEVQGMPANDERDRRDLLLKKMGDKIDISWAEGTDGHVSVTAGKTAILVSGTTANELKAARTDDRDRVEIFFQSTANGTPVNITNQIRGGRMGGALEVRDEVIEQFLGSIDNMAYQMATEVNKAHVEGFDRYGKAGVLFFEQPENVKGAAETLSMNRTIFNDVGRIAAGAEANAPGDNTVANIISNLQNRQMMDNGSATFDDYYNTQVGQIGTVTQRAMRSQESQKNVLSQLQNIRESISGVSLDEETTKMIEFQKAYEASARVIKTADEMFDTVLNLKRL from the coding sequence ATGTCTAAAATTTCTGCAATGATGGACGTGGGTAAGCGCTCTCTGATGAACAGTCAGACAGCTCTCCAAACCGTCGGCCATAACATCGCGAATAAATCCACCGAAGGCTTTTCTCGCCAGCGCGTGGAACTCATGACAAATGAACCTTCGGGCGAAGGAAATCTTCGCATCGGGATGGGCGCCCGTGCCGGCGTCGTCACTCGCGTCAACAATCCTTGGCTTGAAAAGCAAATCCAGCGCGAAAGCACCAATATGGGCTATGCGGACTCCCGCGCCGATGCTTTGAGCCGCGTCGAGCAAGTTTACAACGAACAAACTAATAAGGGCCTCAATCAATACATGACGGGTTTCTTCAACTCGTTCCGTGAATTGAGTAACAACCCAGAGTCCCTGGCATCCAGAACGATGGTTCGCGAGGCCGGTGAATCCATGACCAAAGAGTTCGGTCGTGTGGTGACTCAATTGAAAGACGTGCAAGACGATATCGATGGTCAGTTGCTGACAGTCACTCAAGAAGTGAATCAGATGGCCAAAGAGATTGCGCAACTTAATGAAAAAATCCAAGTGGTGGAAGTCCAAGGGATGCCTGCCAATGATGAACGCGATCGTCGTGATTTGTTGCTCAAGAAAATGGGCGACAAAATTGATATCTCTTGGGCGGAAGGCACTGATGGTCACGTCAGTGTCACGGCCGGCAAAACAGCGATCCTGGTTTCAGGAACGACTGCCAACGAATTAAAAGCGGCTCGCACCGATGACCGTGACCGCGTTGAAATCTTTTTCCAATCCACAGCCAATGGCACGCCGGTGAATATCACCAATCAAATCCGCGGCGGCCGTATGGGTGGTGCTTTGGAAGTTCGTGATGAAGTGATTGAGCAATTCTTAGGTAGCATCGACAATATGGCTTACCAAATGGCGACGGAAGTGAATAAAGCCCACGTTGAGGGTTTCGACCGTTACGGCAAGGCGGGCGTGTTGTTCTTTGAACAGCCTGAAAACGTAAAGGGTGCCGCAGAAACTCTTTCAATGAATCGCACGATCTTCAATGACGTGGGTCGTATTGCTGCCGGTGCTGAAGCGAATGCACCGGGCGATAATACCGTTGCGAACATCATTTCGAATTTGCAAAACCGTCAGATGATGGACAATGGCTCTGCGACTTTTGATGACTACTACAATACTCAAGTTGGCCAGATCGGTACGGTCACTCAGCGTGCAATGCGTTCGCAGGAATCTCAGAAGAACGTTCTAAGCCAGTTGCAGAATATCCGTGAAAGTATCAGCGGGGTGAGTCTGGATGAAGAGACCACCAAAATGATCGAGTTCCAAAAAGCTTACGAAGCGTCTGCGCGCGTGATTAAAACCGCAGACGAAATGTTTGATACCGTCTTGAACTTGAAACGATTGTAA
- the flgA gene encoding flagellar basal body P-ring formation protein FlgA, which translates to MNFVRALLVGVTMMASLAWARPEVIFPNEAEVSNTTVISVFQVAELKELSGVAFNEIAKMPLVDKIETQDTLTLSGEDVSKKLRALVRNSEVLKKLNPAFKIPSEIRIKIRQDGFSKIDLERSLRNVLAARCGECTFQIRFNNLPKVASRGWNIDWDQEIKYGSFMIPVLEEGQFANKWITGTARVQKQVPVARKLIRFGERLQVEDLEMLEADITFVKEETPSMDQIVGLIANRSLTPRSPIVLSDLKREPAARRGQVVKALVGDQNFEVSMNASAEENGFIGDVIKIKNTETQKVMSATVIEKGVVKVQ; encoded by the coding sequence ATGAACTTCGTGAGAGCTCTTTTGGTTGGAGTCACAATGATGGCAAGCCTGGCATGGGCTCGTCCTGAAGTGATTTTTCCCAATGAAGCTGAAGTTTCAAATACGACGGTGATTTCGGTTTTTCAAGTTGCCGAGTTAAAAGAACTCAGCGGCGTTGCATTTAATGAAATCGCTAAAATGCCTCTGGTTGATAAAATTGAAACGCAAGACACCCTGACCTTGTCCGGTGAAGATGTTTCCAAAAAACTTCGCGCGCTTGTTAGAAACAGCGAAGTGCTTAAGAAACTGAACCCCGCATTTAAAATTCCTTCTGAGATCCGAATTAAGATCCGCCAGGATGGCTTCTCGAAAATCGATCTTGAAAGATCGTTGCGTAATGTTTTGGCGGCTCGCTGCGGAGAGTGTACTTTTCAAATCCGTTTCAACAACTTGCCGAAAGTGGCTAGCAGAGGTTGGAACATCGATTGGGATCAAGAAATCAAATACGGCTCCTTCATGATTCCGGTGCTTGAAGAAGGTCAGTTTGCCAATAAATGGATTACAGGAACTGCCCGCGTACAAAAACAAGTTCCGGTGGCAAGAAAGCTCATTCGCTTTGGCGAGCGTCTGCAGGTGGAAGATCTTGAGATGCTAGAGGCAGATATCACATTTGTGAAAGAAGAAACGCCATCGATGGATCAGATCGTCGGCTTGATTGCAAACCGCAGTTTGACTCCGCGTTCGCCAATCGTTTTGTCGGATCTTAAGCGCGAGCCGGCGGCTCGTCGCGGCCAAGTGGTTAAAGCTTTGGTTGGTGATCAGAACTTTGAAGTTTCTATGAATGCTTCTGCCGAAGAAAACGGTTTTATTGGCGATGTGATTAAGATCAAAAACACTGAAACGCAGAAAGTAATGTCGGCAACCGTGATTGAAAAGGGCGTGGTGAAAGTACAATGA
- a CDS encoding aspartate kinase, whose amino-acid sequence MATSQPPKIIVQKYGGATLADPVKIKAVAQRIAEQAKSGTRLVVVVSAMGKTTNSLIDLASQVSTNPHQREMDMLLTVGERISMALMSMALNDLGCKAISFTGSQAGILTNDSHVNAFIVDVKAFRVQEALDQGKVVILAGFQGVSPVTKEITTLGRGGSDTSAVAMSAAFSATRCEILKDVPAVFTADPNVVKEARPLQQLNYDQLMEMTFWGAKVLHYRSVELAKIRKVSLYIGPAATKTSDGTLVEEGLNMFESCKALSLNSHETVLQITSHHSSNHALDSLKKYFEVKQIAFPQLLDLERKDGKTVLLMTGPQEIMSAIKGALHQHQDFTLNPTDFSTVTLTCTGSTAPEIPQQVMKTLDGAKVQAHKMMIHAMSVTVLVDSATRKTTLQALHTLI is encoded by the coding sequence ATGGCGACCTCTCAACCACCAAAAATCATCGTCCAAAAATATGGTGGCGCGACTCTTGCCGATCCTGTCAAAATTAAAGCGGTCGCTCAACGAATTGCCGAGCAAGCAAAGTCTGGTACTCGTTTGGTTGTTGTCGTCAGTGCAATGGGTAAAACAACCAATTCTTTGATTGATCTTGCAAGCCAGGTTTCTACGAATCCCCACCAGCGCGAAATGGATATGCTCCTCACCGTCGGCGAACGTATCAGTATGGCGTTGATGAGTATGGCTTTGAATGATCTCGGCTGTAAGGCCATCAGTTTCACTGGCAGCCAAGCCGGGATTCTGACGAATGATTCCCACGTGAATGCGTTCATCGTGGATGTCAAAGCCTTCCGTGTTCAAGAGGCCTTGGATCAAGGCAAAGTCGTGATCCTTGCCGGGTTCCAAGGAGTTTCGCCGGTCACAAAAGAAATCACCACTCTCGGTCGCGGTGGCTCTGATACTTCAGCCGTTGCGATGTCAGCGGCATTCTCGGCCACTCGCTGCGAAATTTTGAAAGACGTGCCGGCGGTTTTCACGGCAGATCCCAATGTGGTGAAAGAAGCCCGCCCACTTCAGCAATTAAATTACGATCAACTGATGGAGATGACTTTCTGGGGCGCTAAGGTTTTGCATTACAGATCTGTGGAACTGGCGAAGATCCGCAAAGTGAGTCTCTATATCGGCCCTGCGGCCACAAAAACTTCTGACGGCACTCTGGTTGAGGAAGGACTGAATATGTTTGAATCCTGCAAAGCTCTTTCATTGAATTCCCATGAAACGGTTTTACAAATCACCTCTCATCATTCTTCAAATCATGCTTTGGATTCTTTGAAAAAATACTTCGAAGTCAAACAGATCGCATTCCCGCAGTTGTTGGATCTTGAAAGAAAAGATGGCAAGACGGTTCTTCTGATGACTGGTCCGCAAGAAATCATGTCAGCCATCAAGGGCGCTCTTCATCAACACCAGGATTTTACTTTGAATCCCACGGATTTTTCCACAGTGACTTTGACTTGCACGGGCTCGACCGCACCGGAAATTCCTCAGCAAGTAATGAAGACGTTGGATGGCGCCAAGGTTCAGGCACACAAGATGATGATTCACGCAATGAGCGTGACCGTGCTCGTGGATTCAGCGACCCGCAAGACGACGCTTCAAGCGTTGCATACTCTTATTTAA
- the flgG gene encoding flagellar basal-body rod protein FlgG, producing MLKSLNTAATGMAAQQTNMDVIANNIANVSTAGFKKSRAEFEDLVYQTQKEPGTATGMNSYSPNGVQTGLGVRTAAVQKDFAMGNALVTKNPLDIQIEGSGFFQVLTPDGQVGFTRDGAFKKDPNGKIVDKNGNALQPEITIPPNVAGLEVSPSGEVRVIQGLNDAPQVIGQIDVVNFINPAGLKAMGKNVFTQTPSSGQPQTTRPGLNGTGYLSQGQLESSNVNIVDEMVNMITAQRAYETNSKVIQASDQMLQSINNMR from the coding sequence ATGTTGAAAAGTCTTAATACCGCAGCAACAGGCATGGCAGCACAACAGACCAATATGGATGTGATCGCCAATAATATCGCCAACGTCTCAACCGCAGGGTTCAAAAAATCTCGTGCTGAGTTTGAAGACCTTGTCTATCAAACTCAAAAAGAGCCTGGAACTGCGACGGGAATGAACTCTTATTCTCCAAATGGTGTGCAAACCGGTTTGGGTGTGCGTACAGCCGCTGTTCAAAAAGACTTCGCGATGGGAAATGCTCTGGTAACGAAGAATCCTCTTGATATTCAAATCGAGGGTTCGGGCTTTTTCCAAGTTCTAACTCCAGATGGTCAAGTTGGCTTTACTCGTGACGGCGCTTTCAAAAAAGATCCTAACGGGAAGATCGTTGATAAAAACGGCAATGCACTTCAACCGGAAATCACCATCCCGCCAAATGTAGCGGGCCTCGAAGTGTCTCCGAGTGGTGAAGTGCGCGTGATTCAGGGTTTGAACGATGCGCCTCAGGTCATCGGTCAAATTGATGTTGTGAACTTCATTAACCCAGCGGGCCTCAAAGCGATGGGTAAGAACGTATTTACACAAACACCTTCCAGTGGTCAGCCGCAAACGACTCGCCCTGGTTTGAATGGTACAGGCTATCTTTCACAAGGACAGCTTGAATCCAGCAACGTAAACATCGTGGACGAGATGGTGAATATGATCACGGCTCAGCGTGCTTATGAAACGAATAGCAAAGTGATCCAGGCGTCGGATCAGATGCTTCAATCCATCAATAACATGAGGTAA